DNA from Ignavibacteria bacterium:
GCAATTGAAAATAATCCAGAAATAAAAACTGCACAATTTAATATTGGAAGAGAAGAAGGAATAAAACAGAAAGCTTTTAATATCACTAAGCCACAGGTTTTCATTGAGTATGAAGGTGTAAAAGGTAGTATAAGCAATTTTGAAAACAGAAAAATCGGAGTTTCACAGGAGTTCGAGTTTCCTCTGAGCTACTTTTTGAGAGCCGATGTTCAAAGTTCGCAAGTTGAAATTGCAAAACAGGAAGTAAGACGGGTAACGAACGATATTGCTTCAAAAGTTAAAATAGCTTACTTGAATTTACTTCTTAACAATCAATTATTGGAAATTGCAACTGAGAATCTGAAAATTTATAATGATTTTTTATTTATTGCTGAACAGAAGTATAATGCAGGTGCAACTTCAAATCTCGAAGTTCTTAGAGCACGAATAAATAAAATTAAAATAGAGAATGATATTAGCAACTTAAAATCACAAATTGTAAATTCTCAATCTGAATTAAAAAGATTATTGAATATGAATTATGAAATTATTCCCTCCGGTGATTTAAGCTTCAAAGAGCTTGTTTTAACAAAACAAGAGTTATTAAATCTTGCTGTGCAAAATAATCCTGAAATAATAATTTCTAGTTTACAAAAAGAAAAGTTCTCGAATAAAATGTCTTTGTCGAAAGCGGAACTGCTTCCTGATTTATCAGTAAAGTATTATAATCAAAAAATTGGAAATGATGGTGGTTATTGGGGAATTGAACTTGGAGTTGACGTTCCCCTTTGGTTTTGGGGTGAGCAGTCTGGGAACATTAAAGAGGCTGATTATGAATTTCAGATGGCGTCAAGTCAAGAAATAACCGTTAGAGCAAGTATTGAAACTATTTTAAATCAATCGTTTCAGGATTATCAAAATAATCTAAGACAGTTAAAATTTTTCAATGAGGACGTATTTAAAGAAACTGATGAAATTTTCCGACAGGCAAAGATAAGTTATGAAGAAGGCTCAATTGATTATACGGAATATTTACAAGCACTCGGAATTGTATATGATACGAGAGTTCAATATATGAACGCCGTTTATAATTACAACAAATCCATAATAAATTTAGAAAAAATTATCGCAGGAGATATAAAATGAATTTAATAAAATATATGAAAATAATGCCAATGATATTTTTAAAAATATTTTTGCTGTTATTTATTCTTAGTGGCTGTGGTGGTAATGATGCCACTAAGGAAGCTCATGATGAACACGGACACGAAGAGGGCGAGCATAAGGAAGAAGTTGTACTGACTGATGAGCAAATGAAAATTATGAATATACAATTGGAAAAGCTTCAAACGCAAAATTTAAGTGGCTATATAAAAGTTAACGGTGAAATAGCTGCTAATCAGGATGCTCAATCGAGAGTTGGCAGTTTGATTTCAGGAAGAGTCAACAAAATTTATGTAAAAGAGGGTTCGTATGTTCGCGCAGGTCAAACACTTGCAGTCATAGAAAATCCTCAGCTTATAGATATGCAGGTGGATTATATAAATGCAAAGAATGAATATGAATTTACAAAACAGGAATATGAAAGACAATTAAAGTTAAACCAAAATAATATAGGTTCACAAAAGACGCTTGCGGATCTTGAAGCAAACTATAAAAGAGCTCTTGCTAATTATAGAACACTAGAAGAAAAATTAGCATCATATAAAATCTCTACGAAAAGATTTGATAATATTTATAGCGACACTACTGCAGCAAATTTGCAAAGGTTCTATTCAGTAACTTCGCCTATTTCGGGAAATGTTGTATCGAGAATGGTTACGGTTGGACAATTTGTTGAACCTTCTGTTGATATGTTTTATATTATTAATACTTCGACTGTTTATGCCGATTTAAGTGTTTTTGAAAAAGACTTACCGTTTATCACAGAAGGACAAAAAGTTACAATCACACCCAATAACACTCCTAATGAAATATTCGAAGGAAAGATTTCTTATATAAGCAGGGTTTTCGATGATAAAAACAGAACCGTAAAAGTTCGAGTTGCAATAAACAACAGACAAGATAAGCTTCTTCCGTTTATGTTTATAACTGCAAAAATTTATGTGAGCGCTAACAGTGTTCTTGCTGTTCCATTATCAGCACTTGAAACAGAAGGAGAAGAAAAATTTGTTTTTTTCAAAACGAACGAAATGAAGGAAATTGAAAGTCACCCTGAACATAGTGAAGACGAGCATAAACACGATGAAGGTGAACACAAACATGAAGAAGACGAACAGAAAGAAGGTGAAGAACATGCTATGGATGAGCAACATCCTCACGAACAGGGAATTGTATTTAAAAAAGTTATGGTAAATACCGGCATATCAGATGATAAATATATTGAAATTTTTCCAATTGAAGAGTTAAATCCCGGCACTGAAATTGTAACAAGCGGAACATTTTATTTAAAAGCAGAACTTAAAAAAGAAGAACTAAGTGGTCATGAACATTAATAATGAAACCGATTAAATTAAATATTATATATATTTTAATCGTCATTATCGCAATTGATTTTTTAGCTTGTGATAATAATAAAGTAAAAGTAAAGGTAAGAAAAATTTGTTCCGAACAGAACAATAGAAAACCTGATATTTCACCAATGAATAAACAAGACAGTGAAATATTTGCACAAGATACAATAAAAAATCCTTCTATAAGTTTTACCTTAATCACACTGCCTTCACTCCAGTGCTCCACATGTCAGGATTCTGTGGAAAACGCATTAAATCGAGATACAGGAATAATAAGATTATTGGTTGATAGTTATAAAAAGGTTGTCTATGTAAATTATGATTCTTTGAAAACAAATGTCTCTTCAATGGAAAACTTAATAACTAAGGCAGGGTATGACGCAAATAATAAAGTAGCTGATAATGAAGCTTATGAGAGACTTGATGAGTGCTGTAAGATTCCGGATGAATTAATTAATAAATAATGTTTGAATTATTTATAGGCAGCTTAACATTGAGTATTATTCATGCATTAATACCAAGTCATTGGTTGCCTTTTATTGCAATAGGCAAAACAGAAAACTGGCGTAAAGCAGAAACTTTACAAGTAACAGCAATTTCAGGGTTTGCTCATGTTTTAAGCACAGTTTTAATTGGCATTATTATCGGAATAATAGGATATGAAATTTCAAGTATTGCTGAAACTATAACTCATTTATTAGCTCCTCTAGTTTTATTTATAGCAGGGATAATATATATCATTCTCTACATAAAACATGCGCATACTCATAGACATCTTGAAGAAGATCTGAATGAAATTAAAAGCAAGTCTAAGAAAGCTATAATTCTGACTTTGATAACTGCAATGTTCTTTTCACCATGCATTGAACTCGAAGCATACTATTTCAATGCAGGTCTGTATGGCTGGCAAGGAATACTACTGGTATCAGTGGTGTATTTATTCATTACAATTTCAGGCATGGTCATTTTAGTATATGTAGGTCAAGCAGGTGTTAATAGACTAAACCAAAAATTGAAATTTTTAGATAGGCGTGAAAACTTAATTACAGGAATTGCTTTTATCGTTCTTGCATTATTTGTATATTTTGTCGAAATATAATTTCCTAATCAGGTATGAAAGAATTATTTAGAGATAAAAAATTTAAACTTTTATTTTTATCACTTTTGTTAGTATTAGCTTTGGAAGTTTTGTCATTAAGCGGAATTCATTTCCCTGATGAAATAGCTATACCGCTCTTTGCTTTAATTTGTATTGGAATCGGGTATAAAACTTTATGGAATGGCTTAAGGAATTTAATAAAATTAAACTTCAAAAGTATAAATACCTTAATGTCGCTTGCTGTTGTTGGTGCTTTCTATCTTAAACAATATCCGGAAGCAGCAATTGTAATCGTCTTATTTACAGTAGGTGAATATCTTGAAAGATTTGGCGTGATGAAAAGCCGGTCGGCTTTAAAATCTCTAGTTGACAAAACACCTAAGATGGCAGATGTAAAAGGTAAACAAGAAAATACTCCAATAGAGAAGGTAGATATCGGTGATATAATAATTATCAAACCGGGCGATACAATAGCGCTTGATGGCAAAGTTGTTTACGGTGCGTCATCTGTTGATGAAGCTGCAATTACAGGTGAGCCGATTCCTTATGATAAACATATAGGTGACGATGTTTTTGCAGGTACAATTAATAAACAAGGTTATCTTGAAGTTGAAGTAACAAAAAAATCTTCAGATTCAACTCTAGCAAAAATAATAGAATTAACATTTCAAGCTACAAAAACAAAAGCAGAAACTCAAAAATTTATTGAAAAATTTTCGTCATACTATACCCCTTCTATAATTGTTATTGCACTATTAATAGTAATGATACCCGTCTTATTTTTAAACGGTTCTTTTAATGAATGGCTGCTAATGGCATTAACTTTATTGGTTATATCTTGTCCGTGTGCGTTGGTTATCTCGACACCGGTTTCTATATACTCTGCTGTTGGAAATGCGTCTGCAAAAGGCATTATTATTAAAGGAGGCAAATACATTGAATCAATGGCACAAATTAAAGCTCTCGCTCTAGACAAAACACTTACGATTACTTATGGAAAACCAATTGTAAGTGATATTATTCCTTTCAATGATTTTACCAAAGAGGATGTTCTTGCTTGTGCTACGGGTCTGGAAATATTTTCTGAACATCCTATAGCAATGAGCATAGTAGAGAAAGCAAAAGAAAATAACATAGAACATCATCCTATGGAAAATTTTCAGGCGGTTACAGGTAAAGGTGTTAAAGGTGAATGTATAATATGTAAAGAGAAAATTCATTATTTAGGAAGCGTCAAGTTTATAACGGAAAAAAACAACGTGCTTGAAGCTATTGTTAAAAAAACTGATGAACTTCAAGCACAGGGTAAAACAGCAATGATTTTGAGCAATGATAAAAACGTAGAAGGTATTATTGCAGTCACAGATGAGTTAAAAAAAGAAAGTAATGAAGCAATTAATGAAATTAAAAACTTAGGGATAACTCCTATAATGCTCACAGGAGACCATTCTATACCTGCAAATTATATTGCTGATAAGGTTGGAATAAAAGAAGTAAAAAGCAGCTTGCTTCCTGCTGATAAAGTTAATGAAATACAAACGTTATTAAAAAAATATGACAAAGTTGGTATGGTTGGTGATGGGATTAATGATGCTCCTGCTTTAGCAACAGCAACTGTGGGAATTGCTATGGGTGAGGTTGGATCTGATGCCGCAATTGAAACCGCAGATATAACTTTAATGAATGACAATTTAATTTTATTGCCTTATTTAGTAAAATTATCCCGCAAGACAATAAATACTATAAAACTGAATACATCATTTGCCATAGGCATAAAAATATTATTCATAACCTTAGCCGTTTTTGAATTAAGCAATCTTGTAATGGCAATTTTTGCCGATGTAGGTGTTACAGTGATTGTAATAATAAACGGATTGAGACTTATGAAATACGATAGCTAACTGAAATATTCTATAAACAAATTTAGCTCAATTTTACTTTTTTAAAATCTTATGACATTAATATTATGTAATTATTAAGTCTTTCTCTTAATACCTAAAATTTAATATTACTTGCTATTTGAAGGAGGCCCCGCATGAAGAATTCCCTGCTTTTGAAATAATAGTTGAGACGAAAGACGGAAAACAATATAAAATATATAATTACGAACCACCTGTTCCAGCAGTATCAAGCGGAATATTACTATTTATAATTATTTTATTTTTCTTGTTTTTCTAGAAGTTATTTACATAGGATGAGTATTACTTTTCTCCAAAAAAGAAAAAGAGGAGATTGAAAATTAATTACTATAAACGCGCACCTTATCACTCCAAGCCAACTATCAAAATACTTATGATGACATCTACTACTAAATCAGAAATATTAACATTATTTAAATAATAATTATATGAACTATAAAACAAGAATTTATCGCAAATTCAAATTTCATTTAGGAATTGACTTTATAAGAATAATTTAAGAAGTTTCATTTGAGGAAGGATTAAACATATGCGGCTCATATAGCTATTTATAATGATAACATATTATGAGATTAATATTTATTATTTTTAGCCATTCTTTTCATTTCACCATCGAAGACTAACGTTAGGAATAACTGGTTCAGTTCCTGAAGTTGAATTTTTAACCAAAATTGTGGATTGTGTTACGGTAAGATTTCCAACCGTACAACAAATGCTTCTTTGAGATTAAACTTCTTAATCAAAATAAAATGAGAAATAGAGTTATTTATTCCTTGTTCATTATTCTCAGTTTGCTTGTTACACCATTTACACAAGCTCAAACTGATGTAAATTACTTTGAATTTTATCCTGTATCTTCTATGCAGTTAGGAAAAGGATTTGTAAAAGATGATTTTACAAAAACATTTAAAGATGCATTGACAATAGATAGTTACGATACTGCAACAAATAATGCTATAAACTCCTATTTAGGAATGAGTGTAATTTACGATGCTCAAACTTTGAAAGACAAATTTCATCTTGACTCAAAAATTGAAGCACGATATTTAACCTTCAAAGGTTCTGCATCCTTCAACATGGATTTCAATTCCGCATTTCAATCTAATTCATTAACGATTCTTCTTGAAGCAACATCTGAATTTGGTCAAATCCGTTTAAATAACCCACGACTTGATCCAAGTGCTGCTACCTTGCTAAGGCAAGGTTCAACAGGATACGCACAATTTAAAACCGATTACGGAACTCATTTTGTAAATGCTATAAGGAGAGGTATAAGTGTTTATGCAGTAATTACAATTAGTAATATTAGTAGAGATTTACAGAATAAAATTGGATTTCAAACCAAGGGGGAAGCAAGTTTTGGCGTTGGTAGTGGTAGTTTCAAACTTGATATAAGCAAAGAGATGGTGAAAGCGAGTCAGCAAAAAAGAATTGATGTAAAAGTATTAGCAAAAGGTGGGCAAGGAATTGGTGCGTTAGATGGTATCATTAAAAGCCTGACATTTGATACAGATAACATTGACAAAATCATGAATGAAATCGGGAATTATGTTTCAAATTTGAATTATAAAGCATCAGCCCCAATAGGTTATTTCACAAGTCCTTATTCCCAATATGGATTAGACCACAGAGATATTTGGACAGATGAAAGAGAAAGAATAGTTCATGAAATAACACAAGAATATAATCGCCTTTATTTAATTAATGAGAATATTGATAAGTATACTGATAAATCAAACTACAAATACCTACTGATTGATCTTACTAAAATTAAAGAAATTGAAGAATATTCAATCATAATAAAAACAAGGCTAAGCGAGTTAGTCAAACTTCATCGGACATCACTAACCGAAGAAGATTTGACCAAAATCCATATCCCCCCAAAACTTGAAATTCCCCTTGAAAGGTTAATTCCTAAACTGCCAAATTTTGATATTATTCATAACCCAAGAGTTAATGAGAATTTTCCAATATTTAAAAAACTTCCTCTAGACTTTTATGTCTTTTCAGATGCAAATTTTCCGGATCAATTAAATCTTATTGAGAACATTGAATTATTAGCGGACGATAAGGTAGCACTTGATTTTAGAAGCATACTCAAAAGTGATAAAACAATATCTTTCTTACCGATAGAACTTATAAGCACAGTCTATTGTGCTAAAGTTAATCCGACAGAATTAGAAAAGGAACTTAAAAAATTTGAAGAAGGAATTTATAAGTCAATTACAACAGATTGGGGAAATAAGGAGGTTTTTTATAAAGTTAAATTAACTGATGTTTTTGGTCGAACATTTATAAACAATTTCTACACAGGAACATATTATAAACGGTCAGACGGAACAAATTGGGTAAATTATTTCCCCCGGAACAATACTCAGTTTATTTATTTGCCTTACCAAAGTAATCGGTTGATGATTGATATGCCAAGTTATTCTTTGCCTTCAAAAATTGATACCTTTTATTTATTTAGTCAACCAATCATAAAAAATAGCACTAATCCCATAGATTTAGAGAAATATTACAATATTAAACTGAGTAAGGGGTTAGCTGTCTTGGCTGGTTTTTCAACAGAACAACCACTTGGTCTAACAAAATATCCTTTAACTACCTTGAAAGTTCAAAACACAATTAACATTCCTATCCCACTAAGTTTTCCCTTTGATGCAATAAAATATTATTGGTCGGTTAGTCCACAAAAACTTCAATACAATGAAACTACACAACAAGTGAGCAATTATGAAGGCACAATTGAAGTTATTCTTGAAGACTTTATCGGAGCAAGTAAAGTTATTAGTATACCAATCAAATAAATTAATCTTATGAAAAGGAATAAATTATTATTAATAGTTATTATAATAATATATAGTTGTGGTTGTCAAAACAGCACAACCAAAGTAAATGTAAAAAATATTGAAGAAAATTCATTGGGCTTAATCACAGCCACACAAGAATATTATTTTGGTGTGTTTGCTGAAAAGTGGGATGCCTCGGCTCTTGTTGGTCATGCTTTTATTGGAATTGGAAAAGGAACGCCATTAACTTGTGACATAAATGGAAATGAAACAGAAATTTGGGGATTTTATCCAAAAAAGAAAGTTGACGGTGCAAAATCTTATTGGTTTGGCCCAGTAGATGGGAATATAGCATCCGATGTATTCACAAAAATTGACAGACAGTTTTTTATTAGGATTGATTTTTCTGACTATTTAAAAATTCAACTCAAAGTTGAAGAATGGAAGAAAAAACAATATCAGCTTACAAGAAGTGATTGTATTTCCTTTCTTATTGATGTATGTAGCACATTGCCCGACAGAATAAAAGTTCCTACAAGAGAAACCACTGAACTTCCCGATGATTATGTGAAGAAATTAATTATACAAAACAATTAATGTAACAATCTGCATACACATTTATATGAAATGCATATTGAGTACTACTAATTTGAAAGTTGTCACAAAATTGCTGAAAGAATTGCTGATAGGATTTTTTAACTTATCGTATAACTTACTAAAAAGTCTTAATTATAAATTAGAATTGCAGAAAATTTGAATATTTTTACTGTGATATAAATTCTGAAGATATGATTAAGAGTCATTTGCTCTACCAGCTGAGCTAAGGACGCAGATTAAAATATTGAAATTTTTAATGTTTTTCAATGTTTTAAAATCGCATCCTTTCAGATTTTATTCGAAAATATTTACCTTTTCGAAAATCGCTGGCAGTTTTATCACTAATTCAATGCTCACAACAACTAAGAAGTATTCTTTTCTTATGTGTTAATCTTTCGAAAGCATCTATCAAAACAATCAAAATCTCTTCCATACTCTGCAGGTTAAATATTATTTCACCTTCGTCACGAACCAATTCCGTTAACTCATTATAATATTCCAGTAATTGTTTATTCTCATTTTTAATTATAATTGTTGGTGAAGGTTCCGGAAGTGAAAGATCAAGCGATGGGATAATTAATTCTTCAGCGTAAAAAAGATTCTCCATTGAATCCTGAATGTTCAATATGCTTTCCCTAAAATCATTTATTTCTTTATTAATTAAATTGCTTTTAAATTCACCAATTTCATTTCTTAATGAATTTAATCTATCAAGAAGCTGTGCTTCTTCATTCCCTATTAATTCTACAATTTCTTCATTGCTCAATGTGTTTATTTGTTTTAATTGTCCCATGATTATTTATAATTTTGTTTTTTTTGATGTATCAAAAAATAAAAATAATCCCGGAAGATTTCTCTCTGAGGGTTATGATTAACAGTGATTAATTATAATTAACAATTAACATCAAAATTAGAGCTTATTGTAAATATATACTTTTGTTTTGAACTATCATATGACTCATATCATATAAAAGTATGACTTTTGTCATATGAGAAATAAATAAATTTGTTTAAAATATAATAGATGTTTTACTTATTTAGTTTATTCAAAAATTATTAATTAGTGTAATGAGGGTAAAAAATCTATTATGAAAATTCAAATTGAACAACCTCCTTGTGATAAATGCTTTTCAAATCATGATAATGTATTTTGCAAGCTAACTCATGAACAAATTAAGGAAATGGATCATGAAAAAACCTGTACCATATATCCCAAAAATACAAACGTTTTCAATGAAGGCAATATGCCATTTGGTTTATATTGTATAAATAGGGGAAAGATAAAAGTATTTCAAAGCAAGCGCGGCGGAAAAAAATATATCATCCGTCTGGCTAAAGAAGGTGATATACTTGGATATAGAGCATTGATAAGCGGTGAAGCATATACCGGTACTGCAACGGTTTTGGAAGAAGCTACACTTTGTTTTGTACCCAAAAAATTATTTTTTGATTTTCTTAAATCAAATTCAGATTTTTCATCTAAATTAATTCAGCTTCTTTCTAATGATTTAAAAAATACCGAAAAAAAACTGGCAACGATGGCACTGAAACCTGTCCGCGAAAGGATGGCTGAAACTCTTTTGATGCTTAATGAATTTTATGGCATTGATAGTGAAGGATTCATTAAAATAAGTATTTCAAGGGAGGATATTGCCAATATTGTAGGCACAGCTACGGAAACTGTAATCAGAATACTTTCTGAATTTAAGTCTGAAAAAATGATAGAGTTGATTAATAAAAGAATAAAAATTGTCGACTCTGAACAGTTAATAATAACTGCAAATATTTTCGATTAAGCTTAAAAAAACTAAGATTTAAAACCCTTTGTAAATTTAGTAATTTATTACGCCGTTTACATGCTTGGTCTTATCAAATATTACCCCCTGAGAATTTATCACGGTTTCATGACATACATAACAAGAGTTAATAGTCATAAATGAAAAATGGGGAGGTGTAAACACACCTTTTGTTCTTGGTGTAGGGTTGCCCGT
Protein-coding regions in this window:
- a CDS encoding heavy metal translocating P-type ATPase, which gives rise to MKELFRDKKFKLLFLSLLLVLALEVLSLSGIHFPDEIAIPLFALICIGIGYKTLWNGLRNLIKLNFKSINTLMSLAVVGAFYLKQYPEAAIVIVLFTVGEYLERFGVMKSRSALKSLVDKTPKMADVKGKQENTPIEKVDIGDIIIIKPGDTIALDGKVVYGASSVDEAAITGEPIPYDKHIGDDVFAGTINKQGYLEVEVTKKSSDSTLAKIIELTFQATKTKAETQKFIEKFSSYYTPSIIVIALLIVMIPVLFLNGSFNEWLLMALTLLVISCPCALVISTPVSIYSAVGNASAKGIIIKGGKYIESMAQIKALALDKTLTITYGKPIVSDIIPFNDFTKEDVLACATGLEIFSEHPIAMSIVEKAKENNIEHHPMENFQAVTGKGVKGECIICKEKIHYLGSVKFITEKNNVLEAIVKKTDELQAQGKTAMILSNDKNVEGIIAVTDELKKESNEAINEIKNLGITPIMLTGDHSIPANYIADKVGIKEVKSSLLPADKVNEIQTLLKKYDKVGMVGDGINDAPALATATVGIAMGEVGSDAAIETADITLMNDNLILLPYLVKLSRKTINTIKLNTSFAIGIKILFITLAVFELSNLVMAIFADVGVTVIVIINGLRLMKYDS
- a CDS encoding TolC family protein, with protein sequence MNFSISYSQKITSVDEAVKIAIENNPEIKTAQFNIGREEGIKQKAFNITKPQVFIEYEGVKGSISNFENRKIGVSQEFEFPLSYFLRADVQSSQVEIAKQEVRRVTNDIASKVKIAYLNLLLNNQLLEIATENLKIYNDFLFIAEQKYNAGATSNLEVLRARINKIKIENDISNLKSQIVNSQSELKRLLNMNYEIIPSGDLSFKELVLTKQELLNLAVQNNPEIIISSLQKEKFSNKMSLSKAELLPDLSVKYYNQKIGNDGGYWGIELGVDVPLWFWGEQSGNIKEADYEFQMASSQEITVRASIETILNQSFQDYQNNLRQLKFFNEDVFKETDEIFRQAKISYEEGSIDYTEYLQALGIVYDTRVQYMNAVYNYNKSIINLEKIIAGDIK
- a CDS encoding efflux RND transporter periplasmic adaptor subunit encodes the protein MNLIKYMKIMPMIFLKIFLLLFILSGCGGNDATKEAHDEHGHEEGEHKEEVVLTDEQMKIMNIQLEKLQTQNLSGYIKVNGEIAANQDAQSRVGSLISGRVNKIYVKEGSYVRAGQTLAVIENPQLIDMQVDYINAKNEYEFTKQEYERQLKLNQNNIGSQKTLADLEANYKRALANYRTLEEKLASYKISTKRFDNIYSDTTAANLQRFYSVTSPISGNVVSRMVTVGQFVEPSVDMFYIINTSTVYADLSVFEKDLPFITEGQKVTITPNNTPNEIFEGKISYISRVFDDKNRTVKVRVAINNRQDKLLPFMFITAKIYVSANSVLAVPLSALETEGEEKFVFFKTNEMKEIESHPEHSEDEHKHDEGEHKHEEDEQKEGEEHAMDEQHPHEQGIVFKKVMVNTGISDDKYIEIFPIEELNPGTEIVTSGTFYLKAELKKEELSGHEH
- a CDS encoding Crp/Fnr family transcriptional regulator, which encodes MKIQIEQPPCDKCFSNHDNVFCKLTHEQIKEMDHEKTCTIYPKNTNVFNEGNMPFGLYCINRGKIKVFQSKRGGKKYIIRLAKEGDILGYRALISGEAYTGTATVLEEATLCFVPKKLFFDFLKSNSDFSSKLIQLLSNDLKNTEKKLATMALKPVRERMAETLLMLNEFYGIDSEGFIKISISREDIANIVGTATETVIRILSEFKSEKMIELINKRIKIVDSEQLIITANIFD